A single genomic interval of Chitinophaga sp. 180180018-3 harbors:
- a CDS encoding TetR/AcrR family transcriptional regulator, producing the protein MAEQDQKRTIILEAALKRFKRFGLSKTTMEEIARDLEISKGSLYYYFSDKESIYAAVVERMIADCFIDMSAYVNEAPSTMAIVDRYLALKEKMLLEYHFLFGVNEWIKDVPSNRMRQTIELLQQVEISFLSDTIAKGVASGELNGDTDPDPTAQLLVNVLFGLWVIWCKWQAAGFDPHDREALKCFMAREKQVLTIFFNGLRYRPGIN; encoded by the coding sequence ATGGCAGAACAAGACCAGAAACGAACTATCATACTGGAGGCGGCTTTAAAGCGCTTCAAACGGTTCGGCTTGTCTAAAACTACCATGGAGGAAATAGCCAGGGATCTGGAAATTTCAAAAGGTTCTTTGTACTACTATTTTTCAGATAAAGAGTCCATCTATGCAGCGGTAGTGGAGCGGATGATAGCTGATTGTTTTATAGACATGTCGGCTTACGTGAATGAAGCACCTTCGACCATGGCAATTGTGGACCGTTATCTGGCATTGAAAGAAAAGATGTTGCTGGAATATCATTTCCTGTTCGGGGTAAACGAATGGATAAAGGATGTTCCATCAAACCGGATGCGGCAGACCATTGAGCTGTTGCAACAGGTTGAAATTTCTTTCCTCTCCGACACCATAGCAAAAGGCGTGGCCAGTGGAGAACTCAATGGGGATACGGATCCGGACCCAACTGCGCAGTTATTGGTGAATGTATTATTCGGTTTATGGGTAATATGGTGCAAGTGGCAGGCAGCGGGTTTTGATCCTCATGATCGGGAAGCATTAAAATGTTTCATGGCCCGTGAAAAGCAAGTATTGACCATTTTTTTTAATGGGTTAAGATATCGACCAGGAATCAACTAA
- a CDS encoding 4a-hydroxytetrahydrobiopterin dehydratase, producing MWEEKHNSLYRAFVFKDFRDAFAFMTKVALIAEKMDHHPNWSNVYNKVEISLSTHDAGDIVTAKDKLMAEAIDKLL from the coding sequence ATGTGGGAAGAAAAACACAACTCGCTTTACAGGGCATTTGTATTCAAGGATTTTAGGGATGCTTTTGCTTTTATGACAAAAGTTGCGCTGATCGCGGAAAAAATGGACCATCACCCCAACTGGAGCAACGTCTACAATAAAGTAGAAATATCCCTCAGCACACATGATGCCGGTGATATTGTGACTGCAAAAGACAAGTTAATGGCAGAGGCCATCGACAAATTGCTTTAA
- a CDS encoding 2-oxoglutarate and iron-dependent oxygenase domain-containing protein, whose amino-acid sequence MATTHSIPSVDLADFTSGDAGRKAAFVQQLGKAYEEVGFVAVKNHGIPDELIADLYNYVQQFFKLPFTTKHTYEIPELAGQRGYTSFGKEHAKGYDAPDLKEFFQFGQTVEDKDPIAVEYPGNVQVAEVPAFTPTFFKAYRGFEQSGKYLLQAIALFLGLDEHYFDNKVHNGNSILRAIHYPPITEEPKSAIRAEQHEDINLITLLVGASADGLQILDKQNNWVPVTSLPEQIVVNVGDMLQRLTNNRLKSTTHRVVNPPRELWNTSRYSIPFFLHPQSGMKLDCLESCVTAENPLAYEPITAGEYLDERLREIGLKK is encoded by the coding sequence ATGGCAACAACCCACTCTATCCCCTCAGTGGATCTTGCAGATTTCACTTCCGGTGATGCAGGCCGAAAAGCTGCCTTCGTGCAGCAATTAGGGAAGGCTTATGAAGAAGTTGGTTTTGTAGCGGTAAAGAATCATGGGATTCCTGATGAATTGATTGCAGACCTCTACAATTACGTACAACAATTCTTCAAACTACCTTTCACAACAAAGCATACCTACGAGATCCCCGAACTGGCAGGCCAGCGTGGCTACACTTCCTTCGGGAAAGAACATGCAAAAGGCTACGACGCACCAGATCTGAAAGAGTTCTTCCAGTTTGGCCAGACCGTGGAAGATAAAGATCCTATTGCCGTCGAATACCCGGGCAATGTACAGGTAGCTGAAGTACCCGCATTCACGCCTACTTTTTTTAAAGCGTACCGCGGCTTTGAGCAATCAGGCAAATACCTGCTGCAGGCCATCGCCCTGTTCCTGGGACTGGACGAACATTATTTCGATAACAAAGTACACAATGGGAATTCTATTCTGAGAGCGATTCATTATCCTCCTATTACAGAAGAGCCTAAGTCGGCTATCAGAGCGGAACAGCATGAAGATATTAACCTGATCACCCTGCTGGTAGGCGCCTCCGCCGATGGATTGCAGATACTCGACAAACAAAATAACTGGGTACCGGTAACTTCCCTGCCGGAACAGATCGTGGTAAATGTGGGAGACATGTTGCAGCGGTTAACCAACAACCGCCTAAAATCAACTACCCACCGCGTAGTAAATCCACCCCGCGAACTGTGGAATACTTCGCGTTATTCCATTCCGTTTTTCCTCCATCCTCAGTCGGGCATGAAACTGGATTGCCTGGAAAGCTGCGTGACAGCGGAAAATCCACTGGCATATGAACCTATTACTGCCGGCGAATACCTGGATGAGCGCTTACGCGAGATCGGACTGAAAAAATAA
- a CDS encoding histidine kinase produces the protein MKRIILVLLLYCYSAESFAVTDRAPSDTLIADATFSLVKMDLLPYIQVLSGNDQYPGIAQVSRLPFSRQEHIFHNYTRNNGQVNDSWLKLIIKNTSGQPLSAVFFTGWHDFMYWFSQSPGDTPQHLISTGLMLDNGNVERWNHYGFPVQVPAGSVRSFYLHIINKSYNENALMPILLSKDAYATLRDQQQHAFRKEAVVIQVLLGALLVFFSISVINYIQLPDRSYIYFATYVMGLILFFALRLETKPYQLSFFHQWPMLKYYWDIPGLLFCFYLMYLLFGNSFLNLTERYPFMEKAFTWVAAIVGGLIILCMYSIAEQQFHLPVIIYSYVYFVTLIPLLAVFVALAKRSRHHPLVRFFLYGSVCLYLACLGSFLTQVWPLGLLSALGELASPSVLLISGVSLQAMFFLAGLSYRNKLVHQERTRTQELLIRQLNKNKELQRKLNEQLEELVKEQTTEILRKKQELEEQRKIQLETEYDKKLTEIELKAIRAQINPHFIFNCLNSIQLFVMQRDYEYAQKYLSDFSYLIRKTLDFSRRNFITLADEITYLNTYLGLEKMRFENRMEYEIVVDPVIATAELEIPAMLLQPYVENAVKHGMTNPRQPTGKLSIFFNQVASDMLECIIADNGIGITRARSMRMLPRSHQSSGMEISQNRAELLNKMYNTGIHIEIIDRSTADESDSGTTVKILIPQL, from the coding sequence GTGAAGCGCATTATTTTAGTGTTGCTGCTGTATTGTTATTCAGCAGAATCGTTTGCTGTAACCGACCGCGCTCCGTCAGATACATTGATAGCAGATGCCACATTTTCACTGGTGAAAATGGACTTACTGCCTTATATACAAGTGCTCTCCGGTAATGATCAATACCCAGGCATTGCGCAGGTCAGCAGACTCCCGTTTTCCAGACAGGAGCACATTTTCCATAATTATACAAGAAACAATGGCCAGGTGAACGACTCCTGGCTAAAGCTGATCATAAAAAACACATCCGGCCAGCCTTTGTCGGCAGTATTTTTTACGGGCTGGCATGACTTTATGTACTGGTTTTCGCAGTCTCCGGGCGACACGCCTCAGCACCTGATATCCACTGGTCTGATGCTCGACAACGGCAATGTGGAAAGATGGAACCACTACGGGTTTCCGGTACAGGTACCTGCCGGCAGCGTCCGTTCTTTCTACCTTCATATCATCAATAAATCCTACAATGAAAATGCCCTGATGCCGATACTGCTGAGTAAGGATGCATATGCAACGCTGCGCGATCAGCAACAGCATGCATTCCGGAAGGAAGCAGTTGTTATCCAGGTATTACTGGGAGCATTACTGGTGTTTTTCAGCATCTCGGTCATCAACTACATACAATTACCTGACAGATCCTATATTTACTTTGCGACCTATGTGATGGGGCTGATCCTGTTCTTTGCATTGCGGCTGGAAACCAAGCCCTATCAGCTTTCATTCTTTCATCAATGGCCCATGCTGAAATACTACTGGGATATCCCGGGGCTGTTGTTTTGCTTTTACCTGATGTACCTGCTATTTGGCAATTCATTCCTGAATCTGACGGAACGTTATCCTTTCATGGAGAAGGCGTTCACCTGGGTGGCTGCCATTGTAGGCGGGCTGATCATCCTCTGTATGTACAGCATTGCGGAGCAGCAATTTCACCTGCCTGTAATCATATACAGCTATGTTTATTTTGTGACCCTGATACCGTTGCTGGCGGTGTTTGTAGCATTGGCAAAGCGCTCCAGACATCATCCGCTGGTCAGGTTCTTCCTCTATGGATCGGTGTGCCTGTACCTCGCCTGCCTGGGCTCTTTCCTAACGCAGGTTTGGCCACTGGGGCTACTAAGCGCGCTGGGCGAACTGGCCTCCCCTTCGGTGCTGCTGATCAGCGGCGTATCTTTACAGGCCATGTTTTTCCTGGCCGGACTCAGCTACCGGAACAAGCTGGTGCACCAGGAGCGGACACGCACCCAGGAGCTGCTTATCCGCCAACTGAATAAAAATAAGGAACTCCAGCGCAAGCTGAACGAACAACTGGAAGAGCTGGTGAAAGAACAAACCACTGAGATACTGCGCAAAAAACAGGAACTGGAAGAACAACGAAAAATACAACTGGAAACTGAGTACGACAAAAAACTCACGGAAATAGAACTGAAGGCTATCAGAGCACAGATCAACCCGCATTTTATTTTCAACTGTCTGAATTCCATACAGCTTTTCGTCATGCAGCGGGATTATGAATATGCCCAGAAATATCTTTCCGATTTTTCTTACCTTATCCGTAAAACGCTGGATTTCTCCCGTCGTAATTTTATTACGCTGGCAGATGAGATAACCTATTTGAATACTTACCTGGGACTAGAGAAGATGCGTTTCGAAAACAGAATGGAATATGAAATAGTGGTGGATCCCGTTATTGCTACAGCAGAGCTGGAAATACCCGCCATGTTATTACAACCTTATGTTGAGAACGCTGTCAAACACGGTATGACCAACCCCAGGCAGCCAACAGGTAAACTATCTATTTTCTTTAACCAGGTAGCTTCAGATATGCTGGAATGTATAATAGCAGACAACGGTATCGGTATCACGCGTGCACGTTCCATGCGGATGCTCCCCAGGAGTCATCAGTCGTCTGGTATGGAGATCAGCCAAAACCGGGCGGAGCTGCTGAATAAAATGTACAATACAGGTATTCATATAGAAATCATTGACCGATCTACTGCCGACGAATCCGATAGTGGTACTACCGTAAAGATCCTTATACCCCAATTATAA
- the rho gene encoding transcription termination factor Rho: MMYDILQLNDMLVPELLDIAEKLEVPNAKKLNKQDLIYKILDKQAVLASEDNQANGDEKKARKRKPVKKDEPSHAEEAAPAEEKPAAKKTAKKVSGKTKEHEPEPAPAASAKPKIKDFEIDLDSIPSLTFDDDDDVIIPSFTEDEEPEEEEEVVVIPPAEDEAEEDDFVMPSEVEVSVAPAAQKNRFPSTSNSNKKEPVFNIEFDGVIVSEGVLEMMPDGYGFLRSSDYNYLSSPDDIYVSPSQIKLFGLKTGDTVRGSVRPPKEGEKYFALLKVETINNKSPEEVRDRVPFDYLTPLFPFEKLRLTTTSNNYSTRIMDMFTPIGKGQRGLIVAQPKVGKTMLLKEVANAIATNHPEIYLMVVLIDERPEEVTDMERNVKAEVIASTFDEPAEKHVKVSAIALQKAKRLVECGHDVVILLDSITRLARAHNTVAPASGKVLSGGVEANAMQKPKQFFGAARKIEHGGSLTILATALIDTGSKMDEVIFEEFKGTGNMELVLDRKLANKRIFPAIDVSASSTRRDDLLLDKDSLKRIHILRNHLGDMNTDESMHFMLQHMRGTKNNEEFLISMNS, from the coding sequence ATGATGTACGACATCTTACAACTGAACGACATGCTCGTTCCTGAGCTGCTTGATATTGCAGAGAAACTGGAAGTTCCCAACGCAAAAAAACTGAACAAACAGGACCTTATCTACAAAATCCTTGATAAACAAGCAGTATTAGCCTCAGAAGATAACCAAGCCAACGGAGACGAAAAGAAAGCACGCAAACGCAAACCTGTAAAGAAAGACGAGCCTAGCCATGCTGAAGAAGCAGCACCCGCTGAAGAAAAACCTGCTGCTAAGAAAACAGCGAAAAAAGTAAGCGGTAAAACAAAAGAGCATGAGCCAGAACCAGCTCCTGCAGCTTCTGCAAAGCCTAAGATCAAAGATTTTGAAATAGATCTGGATAGCATTCCTTCCCTTACTTTCGATGATGACGATGATGTTATCATCCCTTCCTTCACAGAAGATGAAGAACCGGAAGAGGAAGAAGAAGTTGTGGTAATTCCACCGGCAGAAGATGAAGCGGAAGAAGATGATTTTGTAATGCCGAGTGAAGTTGAAGTCAGCGTAGCTCCTGCTGCACAGAAGAATCGCTTTCCAAGCACTAGTAATAGTAACAAGAAAGAACCGGTTTTCAATATAGAATTCGATGGCGTGATCGTGAGCGAAGGCGTGCTGGAAATGATGCCCGACGGCTATGGTTTCCTCCGCTCTTCAGATTACAACTACCTTAGTTCTCCTGATGATATTTATGTATCGCCTTCCCAAATCAAACTCTTTGGTCTGAAAACCGGCGATACGGTGAGAGGCTCTGTTCGTCCGCCTAAAGAAGGTGAGAAATACTTTGCCCTCCTGAAAGTAGAAACAATCAATAACAAGTCACCCGAAGAAGTACGCGACCGCGTGCCTTTCGACTATCTGACACCACTGTTTCCATTTGAGAAACTGAGATTGACTACTACTTCCAATAACTACTCTACCCGTATTATGGATATGTTTACACCTATCGGTAAAGGTCAGCGTGGACTGATCGTTGCACAACCGAAGGTGGGTAAAACCATGTTGCTGAAAGAAGTGGCTAACGCTATTGCCACCAACCACCCGGAAATTTACCTGATGGTGGTGCTGATAGATGAGCGTCCGGAAGAGGTAACCGATATGGAACGTAACGTGAAGGCGGAAGTAATTGCTTCTACTTTCGATGAACCTGCGGAAAAACACGTGAAAGTATCTGCCATTGCCCTTCAGAAAGCTAAACGCCTGGTAGAATGTGGGCATGATGTGGTGATTCTGCTCGACTCAATAACCCGTCTGGCAAGGGCCCACAATACCGTGGCTCCGGCTTCCGGTAAAGTATTGAGCGGTGGTGTGGAAGCCAACGCCATGCAGAAACCTAAACAGTTCTTCGGTGCTGCGCGTAAAATAGAGCACGGTGGCTCACTGACCATCCTTGCTACTGCGCTGATCGATACTGGTTCTAAAATGGACGAAGTGATCTTTGAAGAATTTAAAGGTACCGGTAACATGGAACTGGTGCTGGATCGTAAACTGGCGAACAAACGTATTTTCCCGGCCATCGATGTTTCTGCTTCCTCTACCCGTCGCGATGATCTGCTGCTGGATAAAGATTCTCTCAAACGTATACACATCCTGCGTAATCACCTGGGTGATATGAATACAGATGAATCTATGCACTTCATGCTGCAACATATGCGCGGAACAAAGAATAACGAAGAATTCCTCATTTCGATGAATAGCTAG
- the chrA gene encoding chromate efflux transporter, whose protein sequence is MLLHSITAYGGPQGHLAMMMKTFVQQRKDVTEQELMEYNAFCQLLPGASSSQTLTLIGYKRGGVVLAVITLLIWIAPACLIMGSLSFLLQYFGKTALHTDIFKYVQPMAVGFLAYGGIRAFKISINSVATFAIMVVSMFTAFYLKSPWTFPALIILGGIVSNFSNKRIPGNTEKPRKIQWGNIWLFATIFILAGILSEMARTHEWITRRPFNLFENFYRFGSLVFGGGDILIAMMLEQYVTRAKSQYLTAEELLTGAGIMRALPGPTFSISAYVGGMAMRNLGMGYQFLGCILAPVAIFLPSLLLVLFFFPIWNNLKKYVVIYRALEGINAVVVGIMWAATLILFFAIPITWYNLLIMASTLALLCFSKLPSPFIVLTCLLLGWLL, encoded by the coding sequence GTGCTACTACATAGCATCACTGCCTACGGAGGCCCGCAAGGACATCTGGCAATGATGATGAAAACATTTGTACAGCAGCGCAAGGATGTAACAGAGCAGGAGTTGATGGAGTACAATGCCTTTTGCCAATTGTTACCGGGTGCTTCTTCCTCTCAGACCCTTACGCTGATTGGTTATAAACGCGGAGGTGTAGTGCTGGCTGTTATTACCCTCCTGATATGGATTGCGCCTGCCTGCCTGATCATGGGTTCTCTTAGTTTTCTGTTACAGTATTTCGGGAAAACCGCGCTCCATACTGATATTTTCAAGTACGTGCAACCTATGGCAGTGGGTTTCCTGGCCTACGGCGGCATCCGCGCGTTCAAGATAAGTATCAATAGTGTGGCCACTTTCGCCATTATGGTCGTGTCCATGTTTACCGCGTTCTACCTTAAATCGCCGTGGACTTTCCCGGCGTTGATAATTCTGGGCGGAATCGTTTCCAACTTCAGTAATAAAAGAATCCCGGGAAATACGGAGAAACCCAGGAAGATACAGTGGGGCAACATATGGCTTTTTGCCACGATATTCATATTGGCAGGTATCCTGTCGGAAATGGCCCGAACCCATGAATGGATAACCCGGCGCCCGTTCAACCTGTTTGAAAACTTTTACCGTTTCGGCAGCCTGGTATTCGGCGGCGGCGATATCCTGATTGCGATGATGCTGGAACAATATGTGACCCGCGCCAAATCACAGTACCTGACAGCAGAAGAGCTGCTGACCGGAGCGGGTATTATGAGAGCCCTCCCCGGCCCTACCTTCTCTATTTCTGCTTATGTAGGCGGTATGGCCATGCGCAATCTGGGCATGGGATACCAGTTCCTCGGCTGTATACTGGCGCCTGTTGCCATTTTTTTGCCGAGCCTGCTACTGGTACTTTTCTTTTTCCCTATCTGGAATAATCTAAAAAAGTACGTTGTCATTTACCGTGCCCTGGAAGGGATCAATGCCGTAGTGGTAGGGATTATGTGGGCGGCTACCCTTATCCTGTTTTTCGCCATACCCATTACCTGGTACAACCTGCTGATCATGGCCAGCACGCTGGCATTGCTATGCTTCAGTAAACTACCATCCCCCTTTATTGTACTGACGTGCCTATTATTGGGATGGTTGTTATGA
- a CDS encoding response regulator, giving the protein MIKAIIIDDERNSRDIIALMLEKYCPEITIADMASDCADGIAKIKQHQPQLVFLDLEMPDGTGFDVLAGTLPEIPFEAVFVTAFEKKFLHVIRFSDVELILKPIDKESLLQAVAQVSARLGNNYQRNRYQVLLENFNNSNPSAWQLLIPATNGQAYIITMPSIDYLEVVGENCMFCLNTREQIVAMQSFRYYADLFSTLQFYQINNSQMAQIPNIRRIDNNGKVVMKSGTLLDITERRQRDLLHRISHK; this is encoded by the coding sequence ATGATCAAGGCAATTATAATAGATGATGAAAGAAACAGCAGGGATATTATTGCCCTGATGCTGGAGAAGTATTGTCCGGAAATCACCATTGCAGACATGGCATCAGATTGCGCAGACGGGATAGCAAAAATAAAACAGCATCAACCCCAATTAGTTTTTCTAGACCTCGAAATGCCCGATGGTACCGGATTCGACGTACTTGCCGGCACGTTACCGGAGATCCCATTCGAAGCTGTATTCGTTACTGCTTTCGAAAAGAAATTCCTGCACGTGATTCGTTTCAGCGATGTAGAACTGATACTCAAGCCTATAGATAAAGAAAGCCTCTTACAGGCCGTAGCTCAGGTATCTGCCCGCCTGGGCAACAACTACCAACGTAACCGGTACCAGGTATTATTGGAAAACTTCAACAACAGCAATCCTTCAGCATGGCAACTGTTGATACCAGCCACTAACGGTCAGGCATATATTATCACGATGCCGTCGATTGACTACCTGGAAGTAGTGGGCGAAAACTGTATGTTCTGTTTAAACACCCGCGAGCAGATAGTTGCAATGCAGTCATTCCGCTACTATGCTGATCTTTTCTCCACATTACAATTCTATCAGATCAACAACAGCCAGATGGCGCAAATACCTAATATCCGCAGAATAGATAACAACGGAAAAGTGGTGATGAAAAGCGGAACCCTGCTGGATATTACAGAGCGCAGGCAACGAGACCTGCTACACAGGATCTCGCATAAATAA
- a CDS encoding biopolymer transporter ExbD, translated as MAEMNTAPEGGKKRGTRGNKKSTRVDMTPMVDLGFLLITFFMLTTTLAQPKTMDLLMPRDDGKPMPLAAKKALTVILGPDNRIAWYEGMGDDPATPPAVHYCSYANQKGIRDVIIRKKEEVQEAFRKNDLMVLIKADKKANYKNMVDIMDEMLINKIDRYAVADITPREENYFNQQPAAVR; from the coding sequence ATGGCTGAAATGAACACCGCTCCGGAAGGAGGCAAAAAAAGAGGTACCCGCGGCAATAAAAAATCTACACGTGTAGATATGACACCTATGGTAGATCTGGGATTTTTACTGATCACATTTTTTATGCTCACCACTACCCTCGCCCAGCCCAAAACCATGGATCTGCTGATGCCGAGAGACGACGGAAAACCTATGCCCCTGGCCGCAAAGAAAGCACTGACTGTTATTCTTGGTCCGGATAACCGTATTGCCTGGTACGAGGGAATGGGCGACGATCCGGCAACGCCGCCGGCCGTGCATTACTGCAGCTATGCCAATCAGAAAGGAATCCGTGATGTCATCATCCGAAAAAAAGAAGAAGTACAGGAAGCCTTCCGGAAAAACGACCTGATGGTATTAATCAAAGCAGATAAAAAAGCGAACTACAAGAACATGGTGGATATCATGGATGAAATGCTTATCAACAAGATAGACCGGTACGCTGTGGCAGACATTACTCCCCGGGAAGAAAATTACTTTAACCAGCAGCCAGCGGCGGTCCGTTAA
- a CDS encoding outer membrane beta-barrel protein, which produces MKKLIVMAAVALFGTQVAKAQFSKGDVILGGNLNVHSRSDKEKDADQKKTSTSFGISPKVGVALNQNWVVGVFASSDFGFAKAYDGTKTKTYTVTPGIFARNYHMLGQSKFAFFAEANAGYHFGGEKVKDVKTATYNGFTVNVLPGISYFVTKHFMIEGAFGGLSYNYDQKKTEATGAKTNTSKFDFDFPSKFMLGVNWIF; this is translated from the coding sequence ATGAAAAAGTTGATTGTAATGGCCGCAGTAGCACTGTTTGGCACACAAGTAGCAAAGGCTCAGTTTTCGAAAGGCGATGTTATTTTAGGTGGTAATCTGAATGTTCACTCCCGTTCAGATAAAGAAAAGGATGCAGATCAGAAAAAAACTTCCACTTCCTTTGGCATTAGCCCTAAAGTTGGTGTTGCCCTGAATCAAAATTGGGTAGTCGGCGTATTTGCCAGCTCTGACTTCGGTTTCGCTAAAGCTTACGACGGAACTAAAACAAAAACTTATACCGTAACTCCAGGTATCTTCGCACGTAACTACCATATGCTGGGTCAGAGCAAGTTTGCTTTCTTCGCAGAAGCTAACGCTGGTTATCACTTTGGTGGTGAAAAAGTAAAAGATGTTAAGACTGCTACCTACAATGGCTTTACAGTAAATGTACTGCCTGGTATCTCTTACTTCGTAACTAAACACTTCATGATTGAAGGTGCTTTTGGTGGTCTGAGCTATAACTATGATCAGAAGAAAACTGAAGCAACAGGAGCTAAAACCAACACCAGCAAATTTGATTTCGATTTCCCGAGCAAATTCATGCTGGGTGTAAACTGGATTTTTTAG
- the asnS gene encoding asparagine--tRNA ligase — MSQRVKVKQILSDDRMNYEVTVKGWVRSFRNNQFIALNDGSTNNNLQIVINQEQLDAALLKRITTGASISATGEIIPSLGKGQRVELKVSTLEVLGDCDPEKYPLQLKNKPSLEYLREIAHLRFRTNTFGAVFRVRHALAFAVHRFFNDRGFVYLHTPIITASDAEGAGEMFRVTTLDPKNPPVTESGDVDYKEDFFGKSTNLTVSGQLEGELGAMAFGEIYTFGPTFRAENSNTARHLAEFWMIEPEMAFYELEDNMDLAEAFIKSVIGYVLENNRDDLDFLAARLVEEEKQKPQQERSEMGLIEKLEFVLHNEFMRITYTEAIDILKNSKHNKNKKFQYLIEDWGADLQSEHERYLVEKHFKKPVILTDYPKEIKSFYMKLNSDNKTVRAMDILFPGIGEMVGGSQREEDYDKLVNRMREMHVPVEELSWYLDTRRFGTAPHSGFGLGFERLILFVTGMTNIRDVIPFPRTPKNAEF, encoded by the coding sequence ATGAGCCAAAGGGTGAAAGTCAAACAGATCCTGTCGGACGACAGGATGAACTACGAAGTTACAGTTAAGGGTTGGGTGCGTTCTTTCCGCAACAACCAGTTTATAGCTTTGAACGATGGCTCCACCAATAATAATTTACAGATCGTTATCAATCAGGAACAGCTGGATGCCGCGCTGCTGAAGCGTATCACCACCGGCGCCTCTATAAGCGCCACCGGTGAGATCATTCCTTCGCTGGGTAAAGGTCAGCGTGTGGAACTGAAGGTCTCCACCCTGGAGGTGCTGGGCGATTGTGATCCTGAGAAATATCCGCTGCAGCTGAAAAACAAGCCCAGCCTGGAATACCTGCGCGAGATTGCGCACCTGCGCTTCAGAACCAATACCTTTGGCGCCGTTTTCCGCGTGCGTCATGCGCTGGCATTTGCAGTGCACCGCTTCTTTAACGATCGTGGTTTTGTATACCTGCATACCCCTATCATCACTGCATCAGATGCAGAAGGCGCAGGTGAAATGTTCAGGGTAACTACCCTGGATCCTAAAAATCCGCCAGTGACCGAAAGCGGGGATGTAGACTATAAGGAAGATTTCTTCGGAAAGTCTACCAACCTTACTGTTTCCGGACAGCTGGAAGGAGAACTGGGGGCCATGGCATTCGGAGAGATCTATACTTTCGGCCCAACTTTCAGGGCGGAAAACTCTAATACTGCCCGCCACCTGGCTGAATTCTGGATGATAGAGCCGGAAATGGCGTTCTATGAACTGGAAGACAACATGGACCTGGCCGAAGCTTTCATCAAATCTGTGATTGGATACGTGCTGGAAAACAACCGCGATGATCTCGACTTCCTCGCAGCCCGCCTGGTGGAAGAGGAAAAGCAGAAGCCACAGCAGGAACGCAGTGAAATGGGCCTGATAGAAAAGCTGGAGTTTGTGCTTCACAACGAGTTTATGCGCATCACCTACACTGAAGCGATCGATATTCTGAAAAACAGCAAACATAACAAGAATAAGAAGTTCCAGTACCTGATCGAAGACTGGGGCGCCGATCTGCAAAGCGAGCACGAACGCTACCTTGTTGAAAAACACTTTAAGAAACCTGTAATACTGACTGATTATCCCAAAGAAATCAAGTCGTTTTACATGAAGCTTAACAGCGACAATAAAACAGTACGCGCCATGGATATCCTGTTCCCCGGAATAGGTGAGATGGTAGGCGGCTCCCAGCGTGAGGAAGACTACGACAAACTCGTTAACCGCATGAGGGAAATGCATGTACCGGTAGAAGAACTGAGCTGGTACCTGGATACCCGCCGCTTCGGCACCGCCCCGCACTCCGGCTTTGGCCTGGGCTTCGAGCGCCTGATCCTTTTCGTAACCGGTATGACTAATATCCGCGACGTAATTCCATTTCCAAGAACCCCGAAAAACGCAGAGTTCTAA